A stretch of DNA from Gymnodinialimonas sp. 57CJ19:
ACGCCAGAAGTCGAAGTCGAGATCGTACGCTACGATGACATCGCCGCCGAAGTCGGCGCTGGTGCCAGCGGTGCCACCCTCGGTGCCATCGTAGGGTCGCTGGTCGCGGGCCCCGTGGGCGCCGTCGTCGGCGGAACGATCGCCGGTGCTGCCGCAGTCGACAGCGTCCCGGACGAAGTTGTGACCTACGTTCGGACCAACGAAGTCGAGCCCGTCTATCTTGAGGGTGAAGTCGTCGTCGGCGCCGGGATTCCGGCCGAAGTCGAACTGCAGGCCGTGCCTGACACCGAGTACAGCTACGTCTACGTGAACGGCGTCCCGGCTGTTGTCTCGACCGAGAACCGCACGATTGTGTCCATCATTCGCTAACTTGCGTCTGATCTGACAGAATTTCAGGGCCGGTTGCCTCCAAGGGGGTGACCGGCCCGCTTTCGTTCAGGCGCGGGCCTCAGCCGCCATGCAGGAAGTGCAGCACATCGCCGTCTTTCACGACGTAGCCCTTGCCTTCCGCGCGCATCTTGCCCGCTTCCTTCGCCGGGTTTTCACCGCCCAAGGTGACGTAATCGTCGTAGGCGATGGTTTCGGCGCGGATGAACTTGGCCTCGAAATCACCATGGATCACGCCGGCGGCGGCGGGGGCAAGGGTGCCCTCCTTGATGGTCCAGGCGCGGGCCTCTTTCGGGCCGACGGTGAAATAGGTTTGCAGGTTCAGCAACTCGTACCCGGCACGGATCAAACGGTCGAGGCCGGGCTCTTCCAGCCCCAATTCTTCAAGGAACATCTCGGCGTCCTCGGGGTCCAGCTGGCTGATGTCCTCTTCGATCTTGGCAGAGATCACCACATGGGCGTTGCCTTGGGCCGCAGCCATTTCCGCCACGCGGGCCGATTGCGCGTTGCCCGTGCCCGCATTCGCCTCTTCCACGTTGCACACGTAGAGAATCGGCTTGGTGGAGAGCAGTTGCAGCATCTTCCAGGCTTTGGCGTCTTCTTCGTCAACTTCGACAGTCCGGGCGGGTTTGCCATCTTCCAGTGCCGCTTTGGCGGCGTTCAACAGGCGCTCCTGCTGCACGGCTTCCTTGTCGCCGCCGCGTACTTTCCGCACGAGGTTCGCCATGCGCTTCTCGATGCTTTCCAGATCGGCGAGCATCAACTCGGTCTCGATGGTTTCGGCATCGGCGATCGGGTCGACGCGGCCGTCGACGTGCACCACGTCGCCATCCTCAAAGCAGCGCAGCACGTGAGCGATGGAATCTGTTTCGCGAATGTTGGCAAGGAACTGGTTGCCGAGGCCTTCGCCCTGGCTCGCGCCTTTTACAAGGCCCGCGATATCCACGAAGGTCATGCGCGTCGGGATGATGGATTTGGAGGCCGCAATCGCCGCCAGCTTATCAAGGCGCGCGTCAGGCACCGCCACGTCACCCACGTTGGGTTCAATCGTGCAGAACGGAAAGTTCGCCGCCTGCGCCGCCGCCGTGCGGGTCAGCGCGTTGAACAGGGTCGATTTGCCGACGTTCGGCAGGCCCACGATGCCCATTTTGAAACCCATGTGACGCACTCCGGCTAAAGCTAAAAATCAAGGGCGCATGTAGGTCGTGCAAGGGCGAAAGGTCAAGGCTCTGCCAGACAGGGCGGCGCGGCGAGGACGCTTTGGCGGAGGAGCCGTTCAGCGCCTGCGCGCCAATTGACATACCCCGCCACAGGCGTAGACGGGATCCATGAACAACGCCCCCACGACCAAGGCCGAACTCGCGCCCCTGATCCGCCTTGCGGTGCCGCTGATGGTTGGCCTGACGGCGGCGCTGTTGATCGGCGTTGTGGACACGGTGATGATCTCTCCGCTCGGGACGGTGCCCTTGGCCGCCGCCGGGGTAACGACGGCGGTCCTGATCATCCTGATTTCGGCCCTTTGGGGCCTTCTGACGGTCATCTCCGTGCAGATCAGTCAGGCCGAGGGCGCGGGCGACCCGGCCCGTGTGGCGATAGCGTTCCGCTCCGGCCTGCTCCTCTGCCTTATCGGAGGCACCCTCGCCGCGTTTGTCATGATCGCGGTCTATCCCCTTCTCGGGCCTTTGGGTCAGCCGCAAGAGGTATTGGACATCCTGTTCCCCTACTGGCTGAGCATGTCGTTGTGGATCATCCCCTTCACCCTGTTTTTCGGCCTGAAAGCGCTGTTTGACGCGGTGGAATGGCCGTGGGCGGCCGTGGGGCTCAGCTATATCGGCGTGGTGGCCAACATTCCGGCCAATTACACCTTCATCCACATCCTGGACATGGGAATTCTGGGGGCGGGGTTGGCCTCGATCCTGTCCCAAAGCCTGTCGCTGATCGCGGCTTGGCTGGTGGTCTCACGGGCCGAGGGGTTGCGCGTCTATCGCCAAACGATTGCCGTGGCGTGGACAGACGTGCGGGCGCAATTGCGCGACAGCGTGCCGCTCTGCCTTGGCTATGCGGGCGAAGGCGGGGCCTATGCGATGATCGGCCTGATGATCGGCTGGCTGGGGGCCGAGGCCCTGGCCGCCCACCAGATCGTCAACGCCTTGGGCGGGGTGGCCTATGTGATCCCGCTCGGCATGGCGGGCGCCGTATCCATCCGCATCGGCAATGCGGTCGGCGCGGGCCGCCACGATCGGTTGCGCCCGATCCTGAAGGCATCGTTCCTGATGGTGGTGTTGTGGCAGGCAATGGCGACAAGCGTGTTCATTTTCGGAGGGCGTCTGCTGGCTGAAGCGATGTCCAGCGACCCTGCCGTTATTCAACTGGCCACGAATTTGTTCATTGTCATGGCGATGATGCAGATCGCCGATGGCATCCAGGGCACCTCCCTCGGGGCATTGCGGGGCATGTCGGACATGAACCGCCCCACCGTCATAACGCTGATCATCTATTGGCCGCTGGCACTTCCCGGCAGTTACGTCCTCGGAATCGTTTTGGGGTATGGAGCTATGGGAATTTGGCTTGGCTACACCCTTGGTCTGGCAGTAGCTGCCGTTGCACTGCCTTGGCGCTTCTGGCGCCTTACGACCCCAACGGTGCCACACGCAAACCGGGCTTGAGCCCGGCCAAGCTGTTATCCGTTATCCGTGCTTCTCGCGCCGCTCGAAGATAACAAACCACGCCAACAGGACAAACATCGGGTGGGTCAATCCCCCCGAGAAGATCAGCGCCAAGATCCAGATCGGCGCAATGATGATGCCCAGGATGACCCGTCCGGCAAGAAAGATGGAAAGGGGCGGAAGCAGAATGGCGAGTAAGTAATTCATGGTAGGTAAATGGGGATGCCCCCGCGTTGGTTCCATAGTCGGTGGGAAAATCTCGCAATCTTTCCCCTGCGGCCCCCAATCGGCCCCCGATCGGCCAACGCGGCGCGTGCGATACCACCGCCCACTGATAACACCCTCCCATTGATTTCTGCCCTCCCTTGGGTCAAACCACCCAGACGACAGCTAATTGAGAGCCCCACCATGACCCGTATCGACGACACCTTCTCGCGCCTTTCCGCCTCTGGCAAAAAGGCTTTTGTCTCGTACATCATGGCCGGCGATCCCGATTATGACACCTCGCTAAAGGTGATGCGGGGCCTGCCAGCGGCGGGCGTCGATATCATCGAGCTTGGCTTGCCCTTCACCGACCCCATGGCCGATGGCGCGACGATCCAATTGGCCGGGCAACGGGCGCTGGACGGCGGTATGACGCTGGAAAAAACCCTGCAAATGGCCCGAGATTTTCGGGCGGGCGACGACACCACACCCATCGTCCTCATGGGCTACTACAACCCGATCTACTCGCGCGGTGTGGACCAGTTCTTGACGGATGCGAAAGCCGCCGGCATCGACGGGCTGATCGTCGTGGACCTGCCCCCGGAAGAAGATGATGAACTCTGCATTCCCGCCCAGGCCGCCGGCCTGAACTTCATCCGCCTCGCCACCCCCACCACCGACGACGCCCGCCTGCCCAAGGTGCTGACCAACACGTCGGGCTTTGTCTATTACGTTTCTGTCACCGGCACGACCGGGGCCGCCGCCGCCCAAGCCAGCGACGTGGCACCTGAAGTGGCCCGGATCAAATCCAAAACAGACCTCCCCGTCATCGTGGGCTTCGGCATCAACACGCCCGAGGCCTCCGGAAGCATCGCCTCCATCGCTGACGGCTGCGTTGTGGGATCTGCCATCGTGTCGCAAATCGCTTCGGGTGAAAGCGTCGAGGATGTGCTGGCGTTCGTGAAATCCCTCGCTGACGGCGCGCACCGGGGCTAGGTGCCCCGCCAGCGATCAACACAACAAAACAGGCGGACCGTCACAGCTGGGGTCGGCTATGATGTTGCTTCCACCGGATTGTGTTTGTTGAAGGCTGGCAATCGCTGCTCTGATTCTTTGCCCTTCCGCAGTCGTAACGTATCCAGATTCGATCTTTTCAAGAATGAGGTTCAACCCCATCACGTTGACGATCAACAGGATCATGAACAACGTGACCACCAGACCGAACGCGGTGTCGGCGATCATTTCTCCGCGCAACGCGCCGTCAATTGTGAAAGCCTGACGCTGCCCGCCCTCAAGGGCAGAGACGGCAACGGGAAATTGTTCCCCCTCCAACACCACCTCGAAATTTGTGCCGCGGGATATGTCGCGCATATCCAGCATAGCGTCCGGGTCTGTCTCCAGGTTGAAGACCATATCTTCACCGGACTGGCGCAGGTGCAACAGGAAGGATGTGGCCCCTCGCCCCTGATAAAGACGCAGCACGGTTCTGCTCTGGCCCTGTCCGGTTGCGATTATGGCGACAGGCCGCTGATGTCCGTCGGCACTGCCAGCCGCGGGAATAAGGCTAAGTCCGAAGGACAGACCAAGAAGTGAAAAACGGCGACGATCCAAAGGGAATGCTCCTGAAAAGAAAGGTTTGCAGCAAAATCAATGGCAATTATATACTTGAGAAAGCAAAGCTAATGGCGAACTTCTTTGATGAACGCTTTTTGCGTGCTTTTAAGAACATCAATGACAGTATTTTGCATGTCGACCAGAAATGGGACAATGTGCGTGCCAGGCAATATTTCGGATTTGCCGAAGGTTATTTCCACGGATGCTTTGGGATTGGAATAGTCTTCGATATGAGCGTTTGCGGGGATTCTAAACACAGATTCTTGGCCTGGTTGGAGCAGTCTGTAGTTGTCTCGCGAGATGGTGGTTCCAGAGGTCGAACCGTGAGCGACGAAATTTGGTTCGGGGGCAAACAGGATTACGGTCGTAACGATCAAGTTCCTGTGTTTGTTGATTCTATCGAGCTGATTCAAAATCCAAAGGGCGTGTCCCTTCCCGGATTGTGTCGCGTCTATTTCGTTGAGAAAGAACGGGGTCAATGCTTCGAGACCCGCTTTTTCCAATCCGCCTTTAATGGTACTACTAAGCCCGGTCCGGTTGTTCGAAATGGGGAAGTAAGCATGTTGGGGGTTGGCACCAACGAACTCGAAAATGGCGCTAACCGCGAAATCAAGCGCGGCCCTTTGATTTCTGATGATATCGCCTACGTTGAGAGAGAGAGGGAAGTCAAACGGCTTTGCCATCATCTTGACTTCGCGAAACTCGTGCCGAAGATCTGGTTCAGAGATGATGGCGGAAAGCCCGTCGTTGACATAACTATTGAGGATGGCGTCAAGGTTGTAGATGTTTTTAAGGGCCCAATGAGCCTTTAGACCGGCGTCACGAAAAGGTGGAGTGATTGTGGCTGAATCGTCGTTCGAAGACATAGTGAAAAACCTCTTGGCAATGAAACCGAAGCCCCACAGTGGGGACTCCGATCTATCCAAGAGTCAATCTGATGAGGACCAGTCGTCCAGCAAGCGGCCTACCAAGTCGCGGAACTCAGACGAAGACTGAGTTAGTCCGCCGATAGGTCAGGCGCTTGCCTTCTGCACCCTTGATAATCAGGGCGGCGCGGGCGGTGTCGTCAATGCCGTTGGCAGTGCGGTTGGAGTAACGGAAGGCGAACTCAGCGGCGTAGCGGTGCAGGTGTTGCTTGTCGCAATGCTGATAGACGCCCTTCATGCCGCGCTTGAAGATGGAGAAGTAGCCTTCCACGGTGTTTGTGGTCACATCACCACGCACATACTCGTCAGCGCCATGGTTGACGGACTCATGCTTGGAGAAGTGCTGGTCGAGATTGTCATACTGGATCGCTGTGTCGGTGTGGATGATGGCTTCCTTGGCGATGTGTGCTTCTAGGATCGGCATTAGCGTCTTGATCTTGAGATCGTCCACAACAACGCTTTTGGCGCGGCCAGTGGAGCGGTCTACCAGCGTCAGAACTTTCATTTTGTGACCGACGCCACGGCGCACAGGCTTACCCGGTTCGCGGCCAATGAAGGTCTCGTCAACTTCAACAACTCCACCACCCGCGCCGAAATCCGAATTGGTGTTGTCGGTCATGGCTTCGCGGATGCGATGCCACATGAACCACGCAGTCTTATAGGTGACGCCGATGGAACGGTGCAGTTGATGGGCAGAAAAGCCCTTCTTTGAAGATGCCATCAGGTGCGTTGCCAGCATCCACTTATTCAGCGCAACCTTAGAGCGCTCAAATACTGTTCCAACAGTGACAGTGAATTGCTTGCGGCAATCGCCGCATTGAAACAAGCCGGGGCGGTGCTTTGCGCCCTCAAGGCGCTTGCACTTGTCAGTGCCGCCACAATGAGGACAGAAGACACCATCAGCCCAACGCTGCGCTTCCATATAGGCGCGAGCAGCGTCCTTGTCGGTGAAGATGGGGTCGGTGAGGTTCATGGCTTAACTCCTTGAACCTTATATAGCATCCGCTATCTGCTTTCTCAAGTATATAATCGCCAAATCAATTGCCTGCGCATGATGGTCCTGAAGCAAAGCGCAAAGTCAGCTATCTGGCAATTGAATTTGTCCTTGCCGATATCGCGCTCGCCCTTCGGTTGAAGCTTTGAAATAGCACCCCATAGACTCCGCCCTCTCGTATTGGTAAACATTTCTTACCACATCGCGGAGAGCCCCATGGCCGACATCACCGAAATCGAAGACCTCAAGCGCATCTACAAACGGCGCGTGCCGAAGATGTTCTACGATTACGCCGAAAGCGGCAGCTGGACGGAACAGACATTCCGCGAGAATTCCTCGGACTTTGACCTGATCCGCCTGCGCCAACGCATCGCGCGGGACATGACCGGGCGCTCCACCGCGTCCGAGATGTTGGGCCAGCACGTCTCCATGCCCGTAGCACTCGCGCCTGTGGGCCTGACGGGGATGCAGTCCGCCGACGGAGAGATCAAAGCCGCCCGCGCAGCGGAACGTTTCGGGGTCCCGTTTTGCCTGTCCACCATGTCGATCTGCTCGATCGAGGACGTGGCCGAACACACCAACAAACCGTTCTGGTTCCAAGTCTACACTCTCAAGGACGACGACTTCATGAAGCGCCTGTTTGCGCGGGCCAAGGCGGCGGGCTGCACCACGCTGGTGATTACCGTCGACCTGCAAATCATGGGCCAGCGTCACAAGGACATCAAGAACGGCCTCTCCGCCCCGCCCAAACTGACGCCGAAATCCATTGCCAACATGATGACCAAGGTCCCTTGGGGGCTGGAGATGCTGGGGACGAAACGGCGCTTTTTCGGCAACATCGTGGGCCATGCCAAGGGGGTGACGGACCCCTCGTCACTGTCCTCCTGGACGGCCGAGGCCTTTGACCATGCGCTCGACTGGGACCGCATCCGCGAGTTGCGCTCGTGGTGGGATGGCCCGGTGGTGCTGAAGGGCATTCTGGACGCCGACGATGCCCGCAAAGCGGTCGAGGTCGGGGCCGATGCCATCACTGTTTCCAACCACGGCGGGCGGCAGTTGGATGGCGCGTTGTCGTCGATCCGCATGTTGCCGCAGATCATGGATGCGGTGGGCGACAAGATCGAGGTGCACCTCGATAGCGGCATCCGCTCGGGGCAGGACGTGCTGAAAGCGCTGGCGCTGGGGGCCAAGGGCACCATGATCGGGCGCGCGTTTGTCTATGGCTTGGGCGCGCGCGGCGAACAGGGCGTCATGGAAGCGCTCGAGGTCATCCGAAAGGAACTCGACACCACCATGGGCCTATGTGGAGAGCGTTCCGTCCACGATCTGGGCCGCCAGAACGTGCTGGTCCCGAAGGGCTTTCAAGGCGAATGGGAATGACGCCCGCGTAGATATACGGCGAGGAGCGGAGCGAGGAGCGCCACCGCCGCGACAGCGGCGAACGCCCACCGCAAGCCCACAGCGCCCGAGATGAAGCCCATCAACGAGGGCGCAAGAACGAAGCCCAGAAAGCCGATCACAGCGGCGCGGGCCACGGCAGCGGTCCGATGTTCGGGCCGCACCATCCGCCCCACAATGGCAAGGCCAACGGGCCCCACGGCTGCAATCCCCAAACCCATCGCGCCAAAGCCCACATAGGCCATCAGGGGCGACAGGGCGGCTGCCGCAATCACCGCGCCGACCATCGCCATGCCGGTGCCGATGACGATTATCGCGTGCTCGCTGAACCGCTCGGTCAGGGCTTGCCCCGAGAACCTGCCTACCGCCATCGTCAGGCCCAGAACCGCCGGGCCAAACGCGCCCTCTGCCGCGCGCCCGCCCAGGGTGCGCTCAATATGCAGGGCCGACCAGGCCTCTACCGTGGCTTCCACGAAGAAAGCGACCAGCACGATCGCCCCGCACAAAACGACGGTGCCCCAGGGAAAGCGGTTGGCGCGGCGGGCGGCGTCATCCACCTGCTCGGCATCCATCCGCAAGGGCAAAGCCATCACCGCGATGGCAACCGCCACCACGGCGAAGATCTGCTCCGGGGTGGACCCCGCCTCTCGGGCCAGCCCCGTCAAGATGGCCGAAATCGCGTAGGCGACCGAGAACATGGCGTGGTTGGCGTTCATCAGACTGCGCCCGTGACGCGCCTCCAACTCGGACACGCGGGCGTTCATCACCACGTCCAGCAGACCCGAACAAAACCCCGCCAACACCATCGCCACAAAAAACGCGATGGGCGCGCTGGCCCATGCCGGGCCAAGGGCCGCCACGGCAAAAATGCACCCCGCCGCGGGCATCGCCCAAGGGCCCAACCATCGGTCAAACAAGGGTGCCAGCCACATCGTGGCGACCAAGCCAAAGGACGTCCCCAACAAGATCACACCGAACTGGGTGTCATCGGCCCCGATCCCCTCTTTCAGCACCGGAACCTGTGCGGCAAAACTGCCCCAGAACACCCCCACAATCATGAAGGCAACCAAAGGGCGACGCGATAGCGATAGGGCGGACAGAACTGACATGGACGCAACCGCTGTCACGGCCCAGCGCCGGACGCAATAGGGGCTTTCCAAAAGCGCCCACACCCCCTATACGCGCGGACTTACGAACCCAGAGCCGACACCCTTGGAGGCGGCTCATAACTCTAGGAGAATTCCAATGGCTGGTGAGATTCCTGATCTTATCGCTGAGGCACGGACGGGGACAGGCAAGGGGGCCGCTCGTCAAGCACGCCGTGATGGCAACGTGCCCGGTATCGTTTATGGTGGCGGTACAGACCCGCTCGCGATCAACATCCCCTTCAACGTGCTGTTCAAGCGCTTGAAAGATGGTCGCTTCCTTTCGACCCTGTTCAACCTGAAGGTTGAGGGCCAGGAAGACGTCCGCGTGATCTGCCGCAACGTCCAGCGTGATGTTGTCAAAGACCTGCCCACGCACGTTGACTTCATGCGCCTCAAGCGCACCTCGAAGGTGACGCTGTTTATCCCTGTTGAAGTTGTTGGCGAAGAAGAATGCCCCGGCCTCAAGAAGGGTGGCGTGTTGACCATGGTTCGCCCCGAGGTTGAACTGCGTGTGACTGCTGGCGATATCCCAGATGCGATCACCATCGACCTCTCCGGTCTGGAAATCGGCGACACCGTCACGATCTCCTCCGTGGATCTGCCCTCCGGCGCGAAAGCGACCATCGACCGCGACTTCGTGATCGCCAACCTGACAGCGCCTTCCGGCCTCGTCAGCGCCGAGAGCGAAGCCGACCACGATGACACGCCGCCAGCCGACGAAGTGCCCGCGATCGAAGTCAACGAAGACTGAGCGCCAGCCTCGCCGAAGATTTA
This window harbors:
- a CDS encoding IS1595 family transposase, which produces MNLTDPIFTDKDAARAYMEAQRWADGVFCPHCGGTDKCKRLEGAKHRPGLFQCGDCRKQFTVTVGTVFERSKVALNKWMLATHLMASSKKGFSAHQLHRSIGVTYKTAWFMWHRIREAMTDNTNSDFGAGGGVVEVDETFIGREPGKPVRRGVGHKMKVLTLVDRSTGRAKSVVVDDLKIKTLMPILEAHIAKEAIIHTDTAIQYDNLDQHFSKHESVNHGADEYVRGDVTTNTVEGYFSIFKRGMKGVYQHCDKQHLHRYAAEFAFRYSNRTANGIDDTARAALIIKGAEGKRLTYRRTNSVFV
- a CDS encoding 50S ribosomal protein L25/general stress protein Ctc — translated: MAGEIPDLIAEARTGTGKGAARQARRDGNVPGIVYGGGTDPLAINIPFNVLFKRLKDGRFLSTLFNLKVEGQEDVRVICRNVQRDVVKDLPTHVDFMRLKRTSKVTLFIPVEVVGEEECPGLKKGGVLTMVRPEVELRVTAGDIPDAITIDLSGLEIGDTVTISSVDLPSGAKATIDRDFVIANLTAPSGLVSAESEADHDDTPPADEVPAIEVNED
- the ychF gene encoding redox-regulated ATPase YchF is translated as MGFKMGIVGLPNVGKSTLFNALTRTAAAQAANFPFCTIEPNVGDVAVPDARLDKLAAIAASKSIIPTRMTFVDIAGLVKGASQGEGLGNQFLANIRETDSIAHVLRCFEDGDVVHVDGRVDPIADAETIETELMLADLESIEKRMANLVRKVRGGDKEAVQQERLLNAAKAALEDGKPARTVEVDEEDAKAWKMLQLLSTKPILYVCNVEEANAGTGNAQSARVAEMAAAQGNAHVVISAKIEEDISQLDPEDAEMFLEELGLEEPGLDRLIRAGYELLNLQTYFTVGPKEARAWTIKEGTLAPAAAGVIHGDFEAKFIRAETIAYDDYVTLGGENPAKEAGKMRAEGKGYVVKDGDVLHFLHGG
- a CDS encoding MATE family efflux transporter codes for the protein MNNAPTTKAELAPLIRLAVPLMVGLTAALLIGVVDTVMISPLGTVPLAAAGVTTAVLIILISALWGLLTVISVQISQAEGAGDPARVAIAFRSGLLLCLIGGTLAAFVMIAVYPLLGPLGQPQEVLDILFPYWLSMSLWIIPFTLFFGLKALFDAVEWPWAAVGLSYIGVVANIPANYTFIHILDMGILGAGLASILSQSLSLIAAWLVVSRAEGLRVYRQTIAVAWTDVRAQLRDSVPLCLGYAGEGGAYAMIGLMIGWLGAEALAAHQIVNALGGVAYVIPLGMAGAVSIRIGNAVGAGRHDRLRPILKASFLMVVLWQAMATSVFIFGGRLLAEAMSSDPAVIQLATNLFIVMAMMQIADGIQGTSLGALRGMSDMNRPTVITLIIYWPLALPGSYVLGIVLGYGAMGIWLGYTLGLAVAAVALPWRFWRLTTPTVPHANRA
- a CDS encoding MFS transporter, with protein sequence MSVLSALSLSRRPLVAFMIVGVFWGSFAAQVPVLKEGIGADDTQFGVILLGTSFGLVATMWLAPLFDRWLGPWAMPAAGCIFAVAALGPAWASAPIAFFVAMVLAGFCSGLLDVVMNARVSELEARHGRSLMNANHAMFSVAYAISAILTGLAREAGSTPEQIFAVVAVAIAVMALPLRMDAEQVDDAARRANRFPWGTVVLCGAIVLVAFFVEATVEAWSALHIERTLGGRAAEGAFGPAVLGLTMAVGRFSGQALTERFSEHAIIVIGTGMAMVGAVIAAAALSPLMAYVGFGAMGLGIAAVGPVGLAIVGRMVRPEHRTAAVARAAVIGFLGFVLAPSLMGFISGAVGLRWAFAAVAAVALLAPLLAVYLRGRHSHSP
- a CDS encoding alpha-hydroxy acid oxidase, yielding MADITEIEDLKRIYKRRVPKMFYDYAESGSWTEQTFRENSSDFDLIRLRQRIARDMTGRSTASEMLGQHVSMPVALAPVGLTGMQSADGEIKAARAAERFGVPFCLSTMSICSIEDVAEHTNKPFWFQVYTLKDDDFMKRLFARAKAAGCTTLVITVDLQIMGQRHKDIKNGLSAPPKLTPKSIANMMTKVPWGLEMLGTKRRFFGNIVGHAKGVTDPSSLSSWTAEAFDHALDWDRIRELRSWWDGPVVLKGILDADDARKAVEVGADAITVSNHGGRQLDGALSSIRMLPQIMDAVGDKIEVHLDSGIRSGQDVLKALALGAKGTMIGRAFVYGLGARGEQGVMEALEVIRKELDTTMGLCGERSVHDLGRQNVLVPKGFQGEWE
- a CDS encoding DUF1236 domain-containing protein, with the translated sequence MKNIILGLSAASLLMGTAASAAVTANATTDLNLRAGPGPQFEVIDVISGEGEVTVTSCLEARNWCEVTYEGQTGWAFADYLTASMDGSAVVVSQTPEVEVEIVRYDDIAAEVGAGASGATLGAIVGSLVAGPVGAVVGGTIAGAAAVDSVPDEVVTYVRTNEVEPVYLEGEVVVGAGIPAEVELQAVPDTEYSYVYVNGVPAVVSTENRTIVSIIR
- the trpA gene encoding tryptophan synthase subunit alpha; this translates as MTRIDDTFSRLSASGKKAFVSYIMAGDPDYDTSLKVMRGLPAAGVDIIELGLPFTDPMADGATIQLAGQRALDGGMTLEKTLQMARDFRAGDDTTPIVLMGYYNPIYSRGVDQFLTDAKAAGIDGLIVVDLPPEEDDELCIPAQAAGLNFIRLATPTTDDARLPKVLTNTSGFVYYVSVTGTTGAAAAQASDVAPEVARIKSKTDLPVIVGFGINTPEASGSIASIADGCVVGSAIVSQIASGESVEDVLAFVKSLADGAHRG